The genomic region AAACAATTATCGGCACCCCGATGACTACCATCTAGTACATAAAACCAACCCCACCAAAACCAAAGTCCAATATCTGACCAACTATATAGGCAACCAACATAATTAGGAAATACACTAGATTATAATACATAGCATATGAATTAAActtttgaaaccataattttggagATCATTGGACACCATATAAGTATTGCTTCAATTTATATGCTAATGAAACCTTGCCTTTTACCACATAGTAGTTGTTAGGCGTTATTCTTTTTCCTACAaatattatttaatctttctttggtttattaggagtggttaatgtgAATAAACATGGAAAAATACATAATCTACATGTACCACTTTCTAACACATGAGTAATTGAGTCACACACtcccttttggcttgttgtgcctccTTCCATAACCACGAGTTTGTTCTTACCTTTAGTAGGTTATAGGGTAATTaattttctcaccctcttttggcttttaTGCCACTAATTATAACTTCTTTTCTATCTTCACTTAAGGAGGTTATgctacatattttgacatttatcaAGTAGGTAAAACTTCCCATATTTTATGGGTAGTAGGAGTTAATGCACCTATTGGTAGCTTGGTGAGCGTATGAAGAGTattctcaagttctcttgcattgtctatattgttctttcATTTCAGATTTTGGCTCTACTATTTGATATTCGATTATCTATTAACTGTAGTTGCACATGATCTAGGTCAGACACGAGATTCTAGCCCGATTGTCACTTCCCAAAGAATCTAACATGGTACTGGAACTTGTTGTCTAGTACAGTTAATTTTAATATCTGGCTTTTATAGATTTGAGACTAACTGATAGCTATAATATTAAAAAACCAAGTATTCTCTTCTCCTACATCCTTGCATAGCCCTAATAATAAGTACAActtaacaaaagaataagcatccctATAATCTACTTTGCATAGTTATATTCTTGGGAGGTTTGCGTGATTGTAGCATTTAGGTAATTTTGGCAgaattttcaacatttccaaagCATCCAAAAGGTTGGATAAAGTCACAATTgacttttttttcaaaaacatcaaaGCTTGGAGGACAAAATTAGAAATCAAATGTTAAAATCTAAAAACTTTTACAGGAGCCATTTTAAATTTTGCATTAGAAACTCATTTTTCAGTCActagaaagaaaaaatatttttggcatgCAAAAACCATTTTTAATAAGTTTGGCACCTTCCCTAATTTCAATCTATGTTCTCCTACTCCTATTTCCATACATCAATATATATCCATCCTTATCTATATCCTACCTATATTTATATTCATGCATTCCCATTAGTTTTTGTCCTATATTTGCATACATTTACCCATGATCATTGTATTATATATCTTTTTACAACGGACCATTTTTGTAGCATTGAGGATTGATCTTGCTTGGCTTGAATTttaaggaaaaataaatttgtttcaaattttaaaattctccTCTTTCCTCGTAGTCATTGGGAGTTGAGTTTGTAAAACATGGAATTATCTAGCAGGGCTTCAAATTTAAAGACATTAATTGACCATTAAGCAATCATTGACTTATTCGTATATAGAATGAACTTATGAACATTTTCATTTGGAACTTTAAATAGAATAAAAATATTGTATCAAAATCAACATCTAAGTATCTTTATCACAATCAAAAAACTATTCTAATTAAGGGAGTAGGAGAACATGACCATTGATTATTTCACTATCTTTATGATGTAGTTATAAATATACCAAGTCCTTAATAATCAATGAGGAGTATAGAATCTAGcaaatcaaagagaaaaagtatatATTGTGATAGATAAGGTCTAGAGTTACAAATTAGACatgtataatataaaattaatctaCAATCACATAATTAACTTAAAAGGTTAATAATTCCCCATGCAAGTGAATATATTTAGTTGCGTCGTATACAATTACACCGGGTGTGTTCATAGTTTCAAGAAACATTTGCATAAATTAGTTTTTTGAATTACTGGTATGAACATAAATTCAACTATTTCCTATCTCTATGTTGCAGTTCTTGTGAGATTTACCTAAGAAATGTTTTTAAGTGACAATCGAGATAATATAAACAAACACTGGCTTGACGTTCTACCACTAcacttcaaatttgagaaaaatattATTCGATATTTTCCATATATTCGTCTTTAGTGAAAGATGACAAGAGAGTCTCGGCAACCAAAACTAAAATAACTAAGAAGCCTCATTCCGTGTGCTCATGCTTGCAAAGTAACAGAATTGAGGGATTCCTAAGAATTTGTCTATAATGCACGCATTTGGTCTAACAGCTGGAACCTTTTCTGCAGGTGAGAACACCCGAACTTGCAGTGATAGAGCCCACAATAGAGGAAGGTCTTGCCGCCATACTCGAAGCTTTGGCATAGCTTGAGGATTCTTTAGCCCCTGATGCTGTGAAGAATGCCCCATTTAACATAAGATCTCCCACTGATCTCCAGTTGCCTTCTGTTGAATCTTGGTGCTTTGTAACCTGCACATTACCCATACTATAACTATACTACAACCGTTGAATACCAAAGATATAAGAGACATGAGTTGTACAGGTCTTTTACCTCCTTGTGGAATCGATAATCAGGAGCAAGGAATCTGTTGCCTTGGCTGTTAATGGTGGGGTTTGCACTTCCCCCGATTGCATACATTTCCCAGTGGGTGTAATCATTGTTCACCACATGAAAGTATCCATGTCGACATCTGCATCATAACGTTAATATCTTAAAGACTTGAGCAAATAAACTTCAGCAAGCTGTATATTCGTGGTCTTTGTGCAAGGAATACAGTTTGTTACAAAATTCTATTCACACCTGGGCATACgttgaacaagcccttctccaaagtGGTTGAAAGCAACTGTTACTTGCATTTTGACGTCCTCGGTGTAGGCGTCGCTGTGTCCTAGGAGCATCACCTGGAAAAAGCCAATAAATATTGGACTTGAGAAATAGCGTTCTATCGACAATTTAATAAATACTCACATTTTTTTCGTTCAAGTCAAGTAATAGGCTTTTAATACCCTACCCTAAAATCCTCGGATAAAAAATACAATTGTGAAACCTAATTTCAAAGAAAAGTATATTTATGGAAGACCAAAAAAGCAGTTTTGAGCACCTTGTCATGGTGAGTGAAAAAGCTGTTTGAAATGGTTATAGCAGTGGAACCCATGATGGCGTCGATCAATCCATCTGCGCAACTTGACAATGAACAGTGGTCAACCCAAATTGCGCTTGATCCAAAGATGGAAATCCCATCTCCATCACTCTTGGTTCTAAACCCATAATGTGTCGGGGAGCTCCTAACATTTGTGTTTCCCGCAGGTTTACAGTCGTGGATATGAACTCCATGAATGATAATATTGGTCACATACTGAATTGTAATGCAAGCTCCATTTGCTATATGAACATTGGCACCTCTACCATCAATAGTCTTATAACTGTTCATGATAAGCTCCTCCTTGAGCTGAATAACCATATCTTTTTGGAAAATAATCCAGAGAGGTTCGGTTTGAATAACAGCGTGCCGCAGAGTGCCAGGTCGAGGATTGACCGGGTCATCGTCATTTGGATCTGTAACTATATAAAATCTGCCATTCTTACCTCCAATGGCGTTTTTGCCAAATCCGATGGCACAATCAGCCAGTCTCTTTCGGTTGTTAACCCAGTTAGGATCACAACGCCAACAGTCATCGATGGGGTTCCCCGTTTCGCACGAGCTCAGCTTTCTTTTCGAATTATTTAAACTCCTGCACAATAGTTCTTGAAGTAAATAATCTCAACTGTCTGTAATATATGCTAGCTATAAAAAAATGCTAGGACTTCGAAATTCTCTTAATTGAACTGACTTAAATATCTTTTCTGTAGTGAATTTTCTTTCATTGAATCTGTCTCAACGACGACAATTGTTAATTATCCAATGGCATGATGATATGGGTGATAGAAATTTGTTCTATAACTGCTGCATACCAACTACAGTTACGAGAATAGTATTATAGAAATTACAGTGAAGAAAACGTCGAGGAACAGCATAAGAATAAATAGAACATTTATAATAAACCTTGTCATTTAAGATTTCATACTAATGTACTAAATTCAATAAGATATTGGATTTCATTTCTATACTACCATAAATAAATTCTCTAAAATTTCTAAATCATCTGAAAGGCGAAATGGTTACCTTTCTACCATTTGAACTACAAGCTCCGGCTTCTCAACATGAGATTTATCACTATTCTCAGCCTTAGTCATATTGAAGGGGGTTCTTATTGATTCCACCATTACTAACTTGATGAAAAAGAcagcaagaagaagaaacaatggCTGTAAGGCTTGTCTGCTCGCCATTTTGGATAGGAGAAAACCTGCAATGGTTGTATTACATGCTATGGCTTTGGGCTATCTTATATACAAAATCATCAAGTGCAAAATCTGTAGAGAAGGGGGAATCTTGACCCCGACGTTTGAAAAATTGTTGTGTGCACGTTATCTCAGTGCGATTATTACGGTGGTAATGCACATGACTATAGCGCTTGACTCATAAACAATAGTGAGTAATGATGTGATAGAGCATTCCTCCAACGTTTCTTAGAATGTTTACTCCGACGTTTTTCTGAATTGAGAGTTTTCTCCAAATCTATTTGAAAAACATAGATATAGAAACTTTCATGGATGTGGTGGACGCCGCATTTTATCCGTGTCTGCTTTCCATGGTGACTCCATTGAGTTATTCGGTAGTAACACTTCTTTGGGTTTCACATTAAAACATGAGAAACATTGGCAAAGGTGATATGGCCCACAAGTATGTTTGTCTTTGGTTATAAATGACTTTCCTCTTCCGTAATTTGCACGGGGATGGGCGACCATGTTTGGTATAAAATTCTCGCATGTTGTTCCCGCGCTCACATGGTTCCCGCGCTCTTCATTTTTTTTATCGTGGAAAAAATTAGAATTCCAAAGAATCTAACATATCGAAACTTAATAGATTGTAAATGTATATTTGTAGGATAAACTTCTTTATGTTAACGCAATAAAACATAATGAATGGATGATTACGTTAGAGAAAGATAGGTCGAAGTGAAAATAATTGGAGTTTTATTTGCTATGTGTGACGTCACGAGGATACTTAGGTATAATAgacatatttatatattaatttaaggTTATAAGTTTATAAAGATTGATTATTTCTAATTCTACATCATATCAATTTAATAATATGAACTTTTAAATAATATGTTGAATCATTATATGTTTTTAGTTTGGATGGCTAGCTCAACCTGAAATATATATTTAATCAAACCAAATATTcaacttttaaaaataataaagaCATATGATACTATTGGAACATTTTTGTGCATTAATTCAGCTTTTAATTCTATTGAATTGTATGACACACACAGCTTAATAGTGAGAAGGCTTTTGTAAGAAGTATGAATGGTGAactaattgttatttattttgatctaataagaTCATTCATTTCTAGAACTTCTAATTGTGTAGATCTTACTTATAAAAAGGAGCTGTGAATAATAGAAGGCTTTTTAATACTTATAGTTTTTTACTATTAGATGGAGTAATTAATTATGTGagatttatttttttatcaaataaaaatcatttaaatagCATCAACAAAAGTCCAAATAGTTCTATGTGATTGGATTTGTAAACCATTTTTAGAAGTAGACATCTCACTTTCCATGccacataaaataatattaaagttgAACATGAGTCCTTATATCATAAATTCTATCGAAATTTTCTACCACCTCTTATTATTACAACATTTTTACACTAGATGACTTGTTATTAAATtataaatacaaaaataataaattataaaaatgccTCTTATATGTACTGACatggaaaatatattaaatatttggtAAATTTGTTTATCTTACATGAAGCAAACCCAAATACAAGTGAAATTGCTTTGAATATATCAATGTCCATTCACATGATTTAGTAATGtgtcaattttgatattttttaatgttttgagacaataataatttcaaactataaggacctccatattattaaaataatgataTAGCATAAAATAAGCATTATTCTAAAACATTTAAAATAACACGTTCAAATATATTAGAATGGAAACATGATGTTTAAGTACAAAAGCCATTGACaagccctatcataaggaaacaatttcctttacatagcttcaaaaggtCAATTACGAAGAGTACAAAAATTAAGGTAACCCTAACAGGAACTCACGAGACACTATCTCCAACAAGCACACATTGGGTGAGAGCATCATCGAAGAACATATCTACCCAACCACAAATTTTTACACTCCCCTGAAACTCTTCTTGGCATGAAGAATACCTGGCCCAACGCAAAGATGTCGAGAAATCTTAAACAAGTAGGAGTGATGGAATCTATGTAGCAtgatatactctctctctctctctctctctctctctctctctctctctctctctctctctctctctctctctctctctctctatgtttgtgtgtgtgcgtgtgtgcgcgtGCACACACATGCTAATATAACAATATTATGATATGGCAAAGAGTATGAGTTTTAAATGATCAAAAGTAGTAGCATGGTATaatattaaaatttgataaaaCATCTTTTTCCCAATGCATCTTTTTAAGTCATTTGTTGATAGATATATAGAGGGTGATACTCAATCCTTATATGGTTCTCCATGTTTACCACCATCCATTTACACAAACAAGAATTGAATGCACAAGTATACAAAGTAGTCATAGGAaaatagaagcatctaacaagtatTATCTTCTTGATAATTAAATTTAGCATAAAAATTGATTTCAAACACATTAGTACATAAGAATaccaataacaagatttgtctaaaCATGATCTTGAGAGTATAAAACTCATACAGACACATGTATAAGAGTACAAAAGAAAAGGTAACTATCAATCTATCTAATTAACCTGATATCATGAAAGACATATTAAATGCTAATTCATTATTAAATCTTCTAAATGATATACTTAAAAACTAATTCATGAGTTATTATATGATGCATAAATTCACTAACATTATATCATTAAAATGTTATAAATTGATAATAAATGATTATCATAAATAACTTAGTTTCATTCATTAAATCTAATTGGTTCAAATATTTTGACAATAGAATATATTTTCCATCTTAGAATAAACTTTCTACCTTAGATTTGATTATAATATTCAATATCATATTCATCTAATCACTCCTTTGATTAAAAAGTGCTATCATGATCAAACAATCAAAATATAAGATCAAAtccatttaatatttatatatatagtcaTAAACTTTAGAGATGGTTAACCATTTAATGATAAGGAACTATCATCTAGTCAAGAAACTATATGAACATGTCAACATGAGATTAATATGAAATTCCATCCTTATCCtttacatttaaaaaaacaaactatGATATTATCATTAGAGTTTTCACTAAGTCAGAGTTCAATAttcaacaatcacaaaataaaaaacaaaatttattatttctATATGGTAAGGGATAAGGGCTTACATCTTACCCTTGACCCAAGAGTCCATTTCTTTCATTACTATCCTTATTATCCTATTTTATATATTAGTCTTGTGATTTTAAAAAGTCTTTCTATTTTTAATCTAAACAAAGTATTGTAGAGGCATTCAAATAATAACTTATTCATCTTAAGATATACAGAAAGAATATATTCAAGTTTAATATTGTTGACTAATGAATTTATTTCTATACGTTTAAAGCTATAACTTAATAAATTTTAAGCTTTAATAACATCTCTACACCTCTTACTTAAATTCTCTTAATAACTACTTGCATTCTTATATTGATATATGCTACTCTAtgcatttattaatatataaataaatatctattttattGATCTACTACTAATCTAATTATAAATAAATGGTAATAATCAATGGATGGATTTAGTCAAGCTAAGGATTACTGGCTATACTCTTGGGTTGACCTAAACAAATCCATGAGTAATAATATGCTAATGATTATAATTAAAGTGAGAGTTAATGTATTCAATTACAATTCATTAATAGCTAAATTTTATTACAAAAATATCATTCTAAATTACTTCAAAGaattattacaaaggaaaagtatttatgaaattcaaaacttataaatccaAATTTTTAAACTATCCAAAATAACCAATAAACTTTTACATTGTTAGACAATATAGGATAACTTGTTACTGCTACACGGATTTGATTTTTGTCTTGAACAAAGATACATTATGAATAAAGGAAGATTGCACAAAGTGACATAAATAGAAGGTCATTTCCAAGGAAATCTAGATAGTTCTTttcaatgaaaataaaagaaatagtGGTTGTTGTTCTTAATAGAATGCATATATTATGTGCGTTAATCACACATAGACACTAAGAGAATGGTAATCAGTAGACACCAATTCCAAATTAATTACCCTTGATAACTTCTCCAAACATCATAGAAACTGATAAGATAAGATAAGAGGACATCAACACAAAATAATACTAGATTTATGTAGAAacttaaggggaaaaccatggtgagaaaagcTTCTTGGATCTAATATGCAAATCTAGCCTCATAAACTAAATAATAAACTTATAATATTTTGTATGCATCAACCCATAGGAGACACCAATGCTTGAGTCTAAGAAGTGAACACCAACTATAATCATGAGGCGCCAACCTTAAATACAATAATAGTACATCAAAGATATGATATGCAGATCTTCAAGGATGAAGCTTTAGGGTCACCTTGATCTAATCAACTTTTGACAACCCTCTCAAAGTGCATGAGACCTTCAATTGATTTTGCCCACTTAACCTAAAATTTAGTTGACAACTTACACAACTTTTGCGATGGTTATTAGTTCTACTAGCAAGAATTACTCTTTAAATGAATCCAATTACACTTATACATCCCTACATTATATATAATCACAACTCATCTTATAACTTATTTACAACATTCACACATTTGACACATGCATACTTTAGACCAAACATATAAAAGGCTTAAACCAAGATCCAACATGCTACTTCAAGAGTTGGATGATGCTATTCTTTACGAAAAATAATTAGTTGGTCCTAGTACACTTTCACATGCTTCCTATAGTTGGTTCATAGTGCAATAATTTGACccattcataaaaaaattcataatatatTGTGAAGTGATCTCTATGAGCATAATGTTGACCCTAACTTTTCATGTTATTGAATTCCACCTTTGCAACTTGAATAGACTTGTCTTTGTGTGTAGCCATATTTATCTTCCAACATACAAGCCTCAAAATATAACTATGGTAGAATGTGGTATAAAATAATGTGCTAGTGGATATAGTTTTTGAGGAATGAACTtcatatacacatcacaaatacttCCAAATCcttcaacaataaaaaattgatTAAGATGATACTAGTGACATACTATATTGAATGATGTATTTAACATAACTTGACTCTATTTATCTAGATCAATAATTATTTGATATgacataatattaattaaaattattgtaatttttgaaaactggataTTGAGGGTAACATAATGATAATTTATACAAAAACCTTAACTACCTCCTTtgaaattaatgaaaatataaatttcaacaatctcctcctttgtcattggtTCCAAACATGAAAAATGCTACTAATAAAATACTCCTTGTAATGGAAATTAGGGGCTCCCCTTGTGTAGAAAATTTGCTTCCATTGTAATTGGACTTTCATTCTTCTCAAGTTTGGCTTTGTGCTCTTGTAATTGGactttcattctctctctctctctctctctctctctctctctctctctctctctctctctctctcaatcctttcTTCCCCAAATGGTGTAGAATTTTGGCTTccttt from Cryptomeria japonica chromosome 3, Sugi_1.0, whole genome shotgun sequence harbors:
- the LOC131059208 gene encoding probable pectate lyase 18, whose protein sequence is MASRQALQPLFLLLAVFFIKLVMVESIRTPFNMTKAENSDKSHVEKPELVVQMVERSLNNSKRKLSSCETGNPIDDCWRCDPNWVNNRKRLADCAIGFGKNAIGGKNGRFYIVTDPNDDDPVNPRPGTLRHAVIQTEPLWIIFQKDMVIQLKEELIMNSYKTIDGRGANVHIANGACITIQYVTNIIIHGVHIHDCKPAGNTNVRSSPTHYGFRTKSDGDGISIFGSSAIWVDHCSLSSCADGLIDAIMGSTAITISNSFFTHHDKVMLLGHSDAYTEDVKMQVTVAFNHFGEGLVQRMPRCRHGYFHVVNNDYTHWEMYAIGGSANPTINSQGNRFLAPDYRFHKEVTKHQDSTEGNWRSVGDLMLNGAFFTASGAKESSSYAKASSMAARPSSIVGSITASSGVLTCRKGSSC